GAATTACGCGATCGCCACCTAGCAGCCGCACTATTACACAGCGAATTACCAACATATCAACGCAAACAAATCTTACAGCAACTCGAACAACAGCAGCTAAAGTTACTATACCTTTCACCCGAAACACTTTTTAGCGCACCTGTATGGAAAAGGTTGTGTCAACCGCAACTGCAAATTAACAGCCTGATTCTTGATGAAGCGCATTGTTTAGTACAGTGGGGAGATACGTTTCGCCCTGCATACCGCCGTTTAGGGACAGTACGCCCCGCACTGCTACAATCAAAACCTAAAGGAACAAAAATTGCGATTGCCGCTTTTACCGCCACCGCCGATCCAACGGCACAAGCCACGATTCAACAAGTTTTACAACTCCAACAGCCCCAAGTTTTTCGCCAAAATCCCTATCGTCCAAATCTTCATCTCAAAGTACAAATGGTATGGACACCACGCGGACGCAAACAACAATTATTAAAATTTATTCAAACCAAACCCCAACAAGCTGGATTAGTCTATGTCCGCACGCGCAGAGATAGTGAAAGCCTTGCCGCATGGTTAAACCAACAAGTTTATCTTACTGCTGCTTATCATGCTGGATTAAGCCCAGAAGAACGCCGAGAAATTGAGACTGACTGGTTAAAAGGTAAAATCCCCTTTGTGATCTGCACCTCAGCCTTTGGTATGGGAATTAATAAGCCCGATGTCCGCTGGGTTATTCACTTTCATGCACCGTTGCTACTTTCAGAATATGTCCAAGAAATTGGACGCGCAGGGCGTGATGGTAAACCAAGCATCGCGCTAACCCTTGTAAGTGAACCTACAGGATGGCTAAATCCTGAAGATAAACAACGTCAAGAATTTTTTACACAAAAACTGCGATCGCAATACACCAAAGCCCAGCAGTTAGCTAAAAAATTACCTAAACAAGGCAAAGTTCCACGAGATGCTGAAAGTGTGATCGCCCTTGCGCTACTTCATAGTCATGGTCAAATTGAATGGCAAGATCCATTTCACTACATTATTCATCAAACAAGCTTAAGGTCTCCTAGACAAATTTACCTTGGTCATCAAATCAATGAATATCTCAATACTCATTCGTGTCGCTGGCAATTTCTTTTAGGTGCATTTGGTTTTAACACAGAATTTAAATGTGGGCACTGCGATCGCTGTTTAAAATAGATCTACTAAATTGGTACGCGTTTTTCTACAGAATGATCTCTTGCATTTTCACTCAACTTCTGATTGTTTTCTAATGAAATTGTATTAAAAATCTTCGCCATCCAAGCACGAGTTAATAGTAACAAAGCTAAAATTAATAAAAAAGCACAAACTGCTAAAATTTGTTGCCAAGGAATTTCTAAAACCTCTCGAATTATAACTTCTCGCAAGACAGATACAATTGAAACTTCTACTGCTACACCTACTGAAATCCGTTGTTCTTGCAAATAAATAATAAGCAAGCGAAATAGCTCGACTAATATCAAAATGAATAAAATATCTGAAGTTATATCTTGAAATCTCAATGGTTGTAATAGTGAAATAAATATATCACCTAGCCGAATCAGCATAGTGCAAAACAATCCGATGCACAACAAAACCACAATTAGGTTTTGTACAAGTTCTAGGCTATGAACTATACGTTCTCGATCAAACCAATTATAAAAAGATCTCGTGTTTTTTTCTGAAGTTTTCAGCATGAAGTTACCTCCTTGCTGCTTGTTTTTTTGATTTAATTAAAATCTACACAACAAGTAATATGTAGGAAAGACTAGCTGAGTATCTTACTAAGCTAATAAAATAGCTATCAGTTAATCCTATTTTAGAATTGTTGCAAAAACCGCAAGTCGCTGTTGTAGAAACGCCGAATATCATCTATTTCGTGCAGTACCATCGCTAATCTTTCCACACCCATACCTGCCGCGAAGCCGGTATAAACTTCAGGGTCGTATCCTACCGCTTTCAGCACATTCGGGTCAACCATACCGCAGCCCATTACCTCTAACCAGCGACCTTTCCATTGCACGTCTACTTCGGCTGAAGGTTCGGTGAAAGGGAAATAACTTGCACGGAAGCGAATTGGTGAATCGCCGAATAATTCTTGTAAAAATATTTTAACCGTTCCTTTGAGGTCAGTGAAAGTCAAGCCTTCATCGACTGCCAAAATTTCGATTTGGTGAAACACTGCGGCATGAGTAGCATCTACAGTATCGCGACGATAGCAACGTCCTGGAATTGCGACGCGTACTGGCGGATCGTTGTCTTCCATGTAGTGAATTTGCACGTTGGAAGTATGCGTCCGCAATAAATTTCCATCAGGAAGAAATAAAGTATCCTGCATATCACGTGCAGGGTGATCCGCTTGGAAATTGAGTGCTTCAAAGTTATAGTAGTCAGTTTCCATCTCTGGTCCTTGAGCCACAGTGTAGCCTAGACCAACAAAGATATCCAGCACGCGATCTATTGTACTATGAAGCGGGTGAACGCGACCAAGCGGGCGATAAACACCAGGCATTGTCACATCAATTGTTTCTGCTTCTAATTGTGCTTGAATCGCCACCGCTTGTAACTTGTGACGCTGCTTTTCGATTTCTGCTTGTAGGGCTTCTTTAACAGTATTAGCGATCGCCCCGATTTGCGGACGTTCTTCAGCACTCAATTGCCCCATGCTGCGCAGCAATCCTGATAACTGACCCTTCTTACCGAGGTAAACTACTCGAAGTTCCTCTAAACGATCCAAGGAATCAGCAGTAGCGATCGCGCTTATGCCTTCTTGTCGTAAAGTTTCCAGTTGAGCCTTTAAAGTGCTAGGCTGATTGCTCATGCTTGTCGTATTCAACAGTAATTCTCTGAAAGCCAGCTGTTCAAATCAATATAAGTGTATCGTATCAGTTTAAAAGAGAGTAGGGGCAAGGAGCGAGGGGGCGAGAGAAGAATGAGTTGTTAGTTGGTACTGACTACTAACTACTGACAATTAACCAATTATTGAGGATATCCTGATTCCTAACCTCCGACCTCTGACCTCTATGAAACTACTTATTTGCAACGACGATGGTATTTACGCGCTAGGAATTCGGACTCTAGCCGATACTTTAGCAGCAGCCGGACACGAAGTCGCGGTTGTTTGTCCAGATCGCGAGCGATCGGCAACTGGACATGGATTAACATTACATCAACCGATTCGTGCAGAACTCGTCGAGTCGGTATTTCACCCTAGCATCAAAGCTTGGGCTTGTTCGGGAACGCCTGCTGACTGCGTTAAACTTGCATTGTGGGCATTGCTCGATAGTCCACCAGATTTCGTGCTTTCTGGTATCAATCAGGGAGCAAATTTAGGAACTGATATTCTTTATTCTGGTACTGTCTCGGCGGCTATGGAGGGGATCATTGAGGGTATTCCTAGTGTGGCATTATCACTCACAAGTTTTACTTCTAAAGAGTTTCAACCTGCTGCGACATTTGCAATTCACTTACTCGAACAATTGAAAAGCCACCCTTTACCTGAGGTTATGTTACTCAACGTTAATATTCCGGCAGTCGAGTTAGCAGAAATTGCAGGAGTAAAAATCACGCGTCAGGGAATTCGTCGCTACGTTGATGTTTTTGAAAAGCGTGTCGATCCTCGCGGTAAAACTTATTACTGGTTAGCCGGAGAGTTGCTTGAAGATCTCGCGCCTGCTGAACAGGGTTTAAATTTACCTCAAGATATTCCAACGGATGTTGAAGTAATTCGCCATAACTTCATCACCATCACTCCTTTACATTACAACTTGACGTATCTCGACGCGTTACATCCCTTATCCGAATGGAAATTTGACTAAAAGCAAGACTGGGGGTCAACAATTGAAGAACCAAATTAGCAAAAAACTTCCCTAACCTCCGTACTCTGACCTCCGACCCCTCATCAATCTGCTACCATTGACCTATTTATGTCAAAATGTAAAGCGTGTGGGTTACTTCATCTCTAACTAATGCTTTGACACCAACCGCGATCGCCCTAGGAAACTTTGATGGCATTCACTTAGGGCATCAAGAGGTTATTCGTCCAATTTTGCATCGTAGCAAAAATCAGGAAGAGGTTAGAAGCTTCCTGTCTTACCCCTTATCAGTTCCTGCGGACACGCAAACGCCAATATCTAGCGCGGATCGCCCTGAACATATTTATAGTACTGTCGTTACTTTTAATCCGCATCCGCAAGAGTTCTTTACAGGGAAAAAGCGATCGCTTCTGACACCTTTAGATGAAAAAGTTCAGCAACTTCAAGCTTTAGGTGTAGACCAACTCATACGAATTCCATTTACATGGAATTTAGCTTCTTTAAGTCCGCAAGACTTTGTGGAAAAAATTCTCATTCAACAGTTGTGCTGTCAACAAATCAGTGTGGGTGAAAACTTTTGTTTCGGGAAGCAGCGCACAGGTACAGCAAAAGATTTAAAAGCGATCGCAGCAAGTTTTGATATTCCGGTAACGATTGTTCCCATTTATGCGCGAGGAGGCGATCGCATTAGTAGTTCAGCGATTCGTCAAGCCCTGGAAAACGGCGATTTACAACGCGCCCAAGAGTTATTAGGACGTCCCTACACCCTCACAGGAACCGTTGTAAAAGGACAGCAGTTGGGTAGAACAATTGGTTTTCCGACTGCTAATGTCGCTGTACCAGCCGAAAAATTTCTACCAGCTAATGGCGTCTACGCTGTTCGGGTTTTTGTTCAAGGCGTGGATAATCACCTAGGCGTGATGAATATTGGTGTTCGTCCCACAGTTAGCGGTACACATCCATCTGTAGAGGTATATTTATTTGACTGGTCGGGAGATTTATACGGTGAAACGTTAACTGTACAGCTAGAAAAATTCCTACGCCCCGAAAAGAAATTCGCTTCATTAGATGAATTAAAAGCACAAATTCAACTTGACTGCACTGCTGCAAAAGAGGAATTACAAGGGAACACTAAGTGATGAACTTGCCAAGTGTTCTCAATCTGTAACACTTCATGGCTTATTTAAAAAAAAACGACAGTAGTGCATGAAAAAAATTGAGATTCTGACGCAAAACCTGAGTCGTACGATTGTTGGTAAAGCTGAACCCATCCGCTTAGTGTTAGTTTCCCTACTTGCTGGAGGTCATGTACTGCTAGAAGATGTTCCTGGCGTAGGCAAAACGTTACTCGCAAAATCATTAGCGCGTTCGGTTGCGGGTAAATTTCAACGCTTACAATGTACTCCCGACTTGCTACCAACAGATATTACCGGAACGAACATTTGGAATCCCAAAACAGGCGAGTTTGAATATCTTCCAGGTCCCGTATTTACAAATGTACTGCTAGCAGACGAAATCAATCGCGCGACACCCCGTACGCAATCGGCGCTATTAGAAGTCATGGAAGAGGAACAAGTCACCGTTGATGGCGTTTCGCGACCTGTTCCGAGTCCTTTTTTTGTGATTGCGACACAAAACCCGATTGAATATCAAGGAACTTTTCCCTTACCCGAAGCGCAAATGGATCGCTTTATGTTGTCGTTGAGTTTGGGTTATCCAAGCGAAACCGAAGAATTAGCGATGCTGCAACGATTACAAGAAGGCATTACCGTAGCTGATTTACAACCTTGTATCACACTTGCAGAAGTTGCCGAATTACGCCGCAGTTGTGCAGCTGTTAAGGTAGACAAAACGTTACAACGCTACATTCTCGATCTTGTTCGCGCGACACGCGATTCGGAAGAAGTTATGCTGGGTGTGAGTCCGCGCGGTACGGTAGCATTACACAAAGCAACGCAAGCACTCGCGTTTTTGTGCGATCGCACTTATGCAATTCCCGATGATGTCAAGTATCTAGCACCTCATGTTTTGTGTCATCGTCTGATTCCGGTTGGCGGACACAAAGCTAAATCTGTTGTAGAAAGGCTATTGCGATCGGTTCCCATTCCCTAAACTTGCGTGATGTCTGAATTTGATTTTGCTGCTTTATTTAGCGAAGACTATTTGTACTTCTATGAACCGCATTTAACACCAGAACGCAACGAGCGTGAAGTCAATTTAATCTGGCATTTGTTGCAACTGCAAGCCAAAAAACGGTACTTGATTTAGCTTGTGGACACGGAAGGATTGCGAATTTACTTGCACAGCATTGTTTTTAGAAAAAGCGCGTCAAGATGCTCAAGCAGCTAAAGTTGAATATGTTCAAGGCGATATGCGATCGCTTCCTTGGACAGAACACTTTGATTGCATTATTGACTGGTTCGCCGCCTTTGGCTACTTTGACAATCAAGACAATCGTCAAGTGCTGGCTGAGGCTTACCGCGCACTCAAACCAGATGGTAAGTTGTTAATAGAATTGCAAAGCTTGTACCGAATCTTAAAAGAATTTCGCGCTTGTTCTGTTACAGAGTGCAACAATAACTGTTGATCGCACTCGATTTGATTTATTTACTAATCGAACATACACTGAGCGTACTGTAATTCGTGATGGACAAGTGCGCCGAATGAGTTACTTTGTACGTCACTTTACTTTTACTGAATTACGCGATTGGTTATGACAAATAGGTTTTCAAGAAGTACAAGGCTATGGAAATGACAGTGCGCCACTGACACTCGATAGCCGTCGCATGATTGTACTAGCAATTAAGTAAGCTCCTCAAAAGTTATAAAGATATTACACTTTTTGAGGTTAGGTAATAGGTAATCAAATGCAGTAAGCCTTTAGCCATTACTTAATCTCAAAGTGTTTTAACCCTAATTCTGACTACATACGTGTTGAGGAAGTGAGCGAAAGATATGATGCAACCACACGCTAAAACTCGGAGGCGATCGCAATTCATTTTTTTACTAATCATTTTACTGTGGAGTATAACGATGGGTTGGGGACTAGCACTCGCGACCAACGCCCAACCTTCTTCTGAACAAGAGGCAACAGAAATTGGCACTGTTGATATTGTGCCGTCACGCTATCAATTAGGACAAGAACTTTATCTAGAAAATTGCGCGACTTGCCATATTGCCTTACCACCCGCAGTAATGCCAACACAAACCTGGCAAAAGCTATTGCAAGATCCGCAGCACTACGGCGTGACGCTTCCTCAACTAGTCGATCCATCGCGCTTGCTGATCTGGAACTATCTGCGCAATTTTTCGCGCCCTTTACTCAAAGAAGAAACGACACCCTATCGCCTTGGCGAATCGCGTTACTTTAAAGCGTTACATCCTAATGTGAAACTACCCCGCCCTGTTGATGTAGGTAGTTGCGTAAGTTGCCATCCTGGTGCAACAGAATATAATTTTCGCCGTCTATCACCTGAGTGGGAAGCAACGCAGTAAGCCGTCGTGTAAATATTTGCCCCCAAAATCTAAAATAGCTACGAGGAGTGTCAGAACGTGAAACGAATTAAAGAAATTTTAGCAGCTTCCGCTTTAGTAGTATTAGCTGCACCCCCTCCCGTCAACGCGCAACTTATACCCCAACCGTGGGTTTCTGTCGGAGGTAGGGAAGGCGATGTTACCTTTTCTGTAGGAGCAAGAGCCTTTGATTTGGGTGTGGAATTAGGAAGAGGACCAGATGGCGCTTCTGGCGTGGATGTCCTTAAATTTTTGAGTTTGCCGGTGATATCTCCTTACGTTGGAATTGGGCTATATTCTGAAGATCAGGGTATCGCATTATCGGGTGGTTTACAGGTGAATACAGCAAGTAACCTTGTTGTTGGTGTAGGCTATAACTCAGTGCGAGGAGTGAATGGTCAAGTAGGAATCCGATTCTAGTTGCAGGGCGATCCACACTCTTGATCGCCGCCCTTGCTTTAAGCAAGGTGATACGATGGATATAGTCTAAACTTGGAGCGTCTAGCCAAGAGCGACTGCAATTATGTTTGAGTTTCTAGGAATGCTTCACTTGTAGACGTGTATTCAATTTTGATAGAAGGTGTGCGATTGCGCTCATTCAATCAGAAATCAAGTGATTGCAGCAAACTAAACTCAATATTTAAGCTCAAAAATAAGAATAATTTTTAAAGTTTCCCGAACCCTACCATGCTGAAAAACTTGCTGGGCGATCCTAACGCTCGTAAGCTCAAAAAATTCCAGCCTTACGTTACAGACGTCAATCTTCTTGAGGAAGAAATTCAAGCGCTTTCCGATCAGCAACTTAGTAGCAAAACAGCGGAGTTTAAGCAGCGGTTGGATAAAGGCGAAACCTTGGACGATCTACTTCCAGAAGCATTCGCGGTTGTGCGAGAAGCTGGAAGACGCGTATTAGGAATGCGCCACTTTGATGTTCAACTTCTCGGTGGGGCGATCCTGCATCATGGACAAATCGCCGAAATGAAAACCGGTGAAGGTAAAACGCTGGTATCAACTCTTCCTGCTTATCTCAACGCGCTTTCTGGTAAGGGAGTACATATCGTTACGGTCAATGACTACCTAGCACGCCGCGACGCGGAATGGATGGGGCAAATCCATCGCTTTTTAGGGCTGAGTGTCGGACTAATTCAGCAAGGCATGGGACCATCAGAGCGTAAGAAAAACTATGATTGTGACATCACGTATGTTACGAATAGCGAGGTGGGCTTTGACTACTTACGTGATAACATGGCTTCCTCGATTCAGGAAGTTGTACAGCGTCCCTTCAATTACTGCGTGATCGACGAAGTTGATTCGATTTTGATTGACGAAGCGCGAACACCACTGATTATCTCAGGACAAGTCGAACGACCTACAGAAAAATATTTACAAGCTGCACAAATTGCCGCCGCGTTAAAGAAAGAAGAACATTACGAAGTTGACGAGAAAGCGCATAACGTCATTTTAACGGATGAAGGTTTCGCGGCAGCAGAAGAAATGCTGCAAGTTAAGGATTTGTATGATCCTAACGATCCTTGGGCGCACTACATCTTTAACGCACTCAAAGCAAAAGAACTTTTCACCAAAGACGTTAAATATATCGTCCGTAATGATGAAGTCATAATTGTGGATGAGTTCACAGGACGCGTTCTTCCAGGAAGGCGGTGGAGTGACGGTCTACACCAAGCAATCGAAGCAAAAGAAAGAGTTGAAATTCAGCCAGAAACGCAAACTCTAGCAACGATTACGTATCAAAACTTGTTTTTGCTGTACCCTAAACTCGCAGGAATGACCGGAACAGCTAAAACCGAAGAAGCAGAGTTTGAGCGAATTTACAAGCTAGAAGTCACAATTGTTCCTACAAACCGTCCTACCAAACGTCAAGACTTGTCTGATATGGTGTATAAGACGGAGGAAGGAAAATGGCGGGCGATCGCCGAAGAATGTGCGGAAATGCACGAACTTGGTCGCCCTGTCTTAGTGGGAACCACGAGTGTCGAAAAATCTGAATATCTTAGTGCTTTACTCAGTCAACGTAACGTACCGCACAACCTCCTTAATGCCCGTCCTGAGAACGTTGAACGCGAGTCAGAAATTATCGCCCAAGCCGGACGTAAAGGCGCGGTGACAATCGCCACAAACATGGCAGGTCGCGGAACCGATATTATTCTTGGTGGTAATGCGGATTATATGGCGCGACTCAAACTGCGCGAATACTTTATGCCCCGCATTGTCCAACCGGAAGATGAAGACGTTTTTGCGATAGAAAAAGCATCAGGATTACCCGCATCGAGTAGCAGTAGCGGTCAAGGTTTTGTTCCTGGCAAAAAAGTAAAAACGTGGAAAGCTTCACCGCAAATTTTCCCCACGCAGCTATCGCGCGAGTTAGAACAACAACTTAAAGCAGCCGTAGAATTTGCTGTACGCGAATACGGCGAACGGAGTTTACCCGAACTTGAAGCGGAAGATAAGGTTGCAGTTGCCGCAGAAAAAGCACCGACAAACGATCCTGTGATTCAAAAGCTGCGGGATGTTTATAACGCCTTGCTACGCGAATACGAAAAATTTACTTCGCGCGAACACGATGAAGTTGTCCAACTAGGTGGTTTGCATGTCATTGGCACTGAACGCCATGAATCACGGCGCATTGATAACCAATTACGCGGACGTGCCGGAAGACAAGGCGACCCTGGCTCAACGCGCTTTTTCTTGAGTTTGCAAGACAACTTGTTGCGGATTTTTGGCGGCGATCGCGTTGCGGGATTGATGACGGCGTTCCAAGTCGAAGAAGATATGCCGATTGAGTCTAAGATGCTGACTCGCAGTTTAGAAGGCGCACAAAAGAAAGTCGAAACCTACTATTACGACATCCGTAAGCAGGTGTTTGAGTACGACGAGGTAATGAATAACCAGCGTCGGGCAATTTATGCCGAACGTCGCCGCGTCCTCGAAGGTCTAGACTTAAAAGAATTGGTGATTAAGTACGCCGAAAAAACGATGGATGAAATCGTGGATTACTACATTAATCCCGATTTGCCATCAGAAGAGTGGGATTTACCAAATTTGGTAAGCAAGGTTAAAGAATTTGTTTATCTCTTAGCAGATTTAGAACCGAATCAGATGGAAGATCTTTCGGTGGGCGAAATTAAAACCTTTCTCCACGAGCAAGTGCGGATCGCGTACGATGTCAAAGAAGCGCAAGTCGATCAGATCCAGCCAGGATTGATGCGCCAAGCTGAGCGATTCTTTATCTTGCAGCAAATTGATACGCTATGGCGCGAACACTTACAACAAATGGATGCATTGCGCGAATCGGTAGGATTGCGCGGCTACGGACAAAAAGATCCATTGATTGAGTACAAGAGCGAAGGATACGAGTTGTTCTTGGATATGATGACTAATATTCGTCGTAATGTGGTATACTCTCTATTCCAATTTCAGCCGCAAGTTCAACCAGCAGTGCAAGCACCATCAGGAATGGTTTAAAGTAATGCCTGTAATTATGTAGCTTCAGTTAGACCGCTTCGGCGGTCTTCTTTTGTCTATGTGTGGCTTTAGTGATTAATCCCATTTCGCAAAATGACAACTACAAATAGTTCTTTCTCTGTTCTCCTGTAGCAACTTTAAAGTGAAACGATAAAGGTATGCTAAGCAATGAAGATCAAAGTCATCAATCCTAACACCACTGCGAGCATAACGCAAAAGATTGCAGAGGCGGCGATCGCAGTGGCAAATTCTGGAACTGAAATTATTGCGTGTAATCCAGATAAGGGTCCGGTTTCGATTGAAGGACACTATGATGAAGCGCTGAGTGTTGTTGGCATTCTTGAAGAAATTAAAAAAGGAGAAGCCGCAGGTGTTGATGGTTATGTAATTGCTTGCTTTGGCGATCCTGGATTACTCGCTGCGCGGGAATTAGCAAAGGGTCCTGTTTTAGGAATTGCAGAAGCCGCGATGCATGCTGCGAGTTTGATCGCGACTGGGTTTTCGATTGTGACGACGTTGAGTCGTACGCGGGTGATTGCCCAACATTTGGTTGCTAACTACGGTATGACGCATTTTTGTCGCAAAATTCGCGCGATTGATTTACCTGTACTTGAACTTGAGGATGAAAACTCTAACGCACGAAAAACGATTTTAGCCGAATGTCGTCAAGCTTTGATAGAAGATGGGGCTGGTGCGATCGTTTTGGGATGTGGCGGGATGGCTGATTTATCAGCGCAACTAAGTCAAGAATTAGGAGTTCCGGTTATTGATGGCGTGAGTGTCGCGGTTAAGTTTGTTGAAGCTTTGGTAAGCCTGGGCTTGAATACGAGTAAGAAGGGCGATTTAGCTTATCCGATCGCAAAGCCGTATACTGGAATGCTTTATGCTTTTGCTTTTGAGAACCGAGAATGAATTGTGGATGCCTTATGGCAGAAGTTGTAGCTATGCACACTTTTAGATAAAATTTTGGAATTCAGTCTACAGAAGTAGACTTTGTTTGTTTAGCTGCGAATTTATTCCGCTCAGCATTTATACAGGCGGTTTATGTAAATAATGACATTACCGCAAATCAAAACACATTTCATTGCTTGGGGTAAAGCCTAAGCTAGAATACACATGTTGACCAAGAGGAGAAGCATGAAGAAGTGCTCTTGTACAACCAAGCGATTTGAGGTAGTTGAGTGATTCTAGCGTGAGTTTTTTGGCAATACCTTGACGGCGATAAGCTGGCTCAACGTAGACACCCCAAATGTAGCCACTTTTACGATACTGCTCGGTCAAAACATTAGGGTAAAGTCCAGTAAATAGCTGACACCCCATAGAACCAACAACCTTAGAATCAACTTCGGCGACAAAAGCTTGGTAAGATAAATCTTGACGTACGCGTTCGATAAACTCTAGCGTGATGTTTCGCTAGTCAGACTTAACTGCATCAACAGAAATGCTCCGCAATGATTGAATCCTCGTGCAAAGTTGCTACGCGAATTGTGTAGGCAAGTGATCGCATTGCTACCCTAACTCGCAGCCTTATAAGCCGCCCAGCCACCGTGATGCGAAATATCAGGCCAATTATGTTTTTGTACTAACTCTTGCGGATAAAGAAACGCAGTCAGAACTTCGCCATCTTCTAAAACAATATCACTCGGATACATATTCGGTGGTTCATTGGCGGATAAGTAGTCAAACTCGGCTTGAGTTAATTCGTATACTTCGCCAGGAATCGAAATTCCGCCTTGTTCTACTTCGTAAATTGCAGGATGCCAACCATCACCTGCTGCATGAAGTCGATAGCAAGGTTGGGTTTTTGCTTCTTTGATAAACTTCGCCGATTGTAGGTTTTGATGATCGGGTTGTCCGCGCAATGCTGAACCACAGATAAATATCCGCTTTGTACTTGTGTTTGAGTTGGAATTAGTTTCGGTCATGTTTGTTCTCAATAATCGCCAAATGCAAGTTGAACTAGTTTAAAAAATGAATGCAATGTATGGATCGTCAAATTTGTAACAAATTCAATATTTAAGTTATCCAAAATCTAAAATATATTAACCTTCTTGAACAATACTGCTGGTTTGTTGCAAATTCTGCATTTCACGTGCGACTCGCTCTTTACTCGCCACAAGATGCGCTTTAATCGCTTGAGTTGCCGCATCGGGATTTCGCGCTTGTACGGCCTCATAAATCTGGCGATGCTCCGTCCGAATTTCTAGCACATCGCGATTATTTTGAATCGTATGAATTCTCAAAAGCATCATTTTATCAAAAACTTGATCGAGAAGTGATCGCAGCCATAAATTTCCTGAACTCTCAGCGAGTAGCCGATGAAAACGGTAATCTAAATCAAGCAGTTGAAAGTTAGTGAGTTGAGATGGTTTACTATTGATGAGCTTCTCGGCTTGCATCACCATCAAGTTTAAGTTTTGAATTTGGGACTCGGTGGCGTGTTCGCACGCTTCGACTACGGATAATTGCTCTAGTGCGAGTCGGCAATCGTATAACTGTATCGCATCGGTCATGGAAATTGTCGCGACACGTAAAATATTATTCGGTTCAGCGATGACTAATTCCTCGCGTTGCAGCTGCCGGACTGCTTCTCGAATGGGAGTTCTGCTCACCTGTAGCTTTTTGGCAAGATGAGTTTCGATTAACCGCTGCCCTGGCATTAGTTCACCTGAGAGGATAGCTGTGCGCAATGCTTGATAAGTTTGCTCCTGTAGCGATTGACTTCGCTGGAGCGATCGCGGTGA
This Chroogloeocystis siderophila 5.2 s.c.1 DNA region includes the following protein-coding sequences:
- the secA gene encoding preprotein translocase subunit SecA, yielding MLKNLLGDPNARKLKKFQPYVTDVNLLEEEIQALSDQQLSSKTAEFKQRLDKGETLDDLLPEAFAVVREAGRRVLGMRHFDVQLLGGAILHHGQIAEMKTGEGKTLVSTLPAYLNALSGKGVHIVTVNDYLARRDAEWMGQIHRFLGLSVGLIQQGMGPSERKKNYDCDITYVTNSEVGFDYLRDNMASSIQEVVQRPFNYCVIDEVDSILIDEARTPLIISGQVERPTEKYLQAAQIAAALKKEEHYEVDEKAHNVILTDEGFAAAEEMLQVKDLYDPNDPWAHYIFNALKAKELFTKDVKYIVRNDEVIIVDEFTGRVLPGRRWSDGLHQAIEAKERVEIQPETQTLATITYQNLFLLYPKLAGMTGTAKTEEAEFERIYKLEVTIVPTNRPTKRQDLSDMVYKTEEGKWRAIAEECAEMHELGRPVLVGTTSVEKSEYLSALLSQRNVPHNLLNARPENVERESEIIAQAGRKGAVTIATNMAGRGTDIILGGNADYMARLKLREYFMPRIVQPEDEDVFAIEKASGLPASSSSSGQGFVPGKKVKTWKASPQIFPTQLSRELEQQLKAAVEFAVREYGERSLPELEAEDKVAVAAEKAPTNDPVIQKLRDVYNALLREYEKFTSREHDEVVQLGGLHVIGTERHESRRIDNQLRGRAGRQGDPGSTRFFLSLQDNLLRIFGGDRVAGLMTAFQVEEDMPIESKMLTRSLEGAQKKVETYYYDIRKQVFEYDEVMNNQRRAIYAERRRVLEGLDLKELVIKYAEKTMDEIVDYYINPDLPSEEWDLPNLVSKVKEFVYLLADLEPNQMEDLSVGEIKTFLHEQVRIAYDVKEAQVDQIQPGLMRQAERFFILQQIDTLWREHLQQMDALRESVGLRGYGQKDPLIEYKSEGYELFLDMMTNIRRNVVYSLFQFQPQVQPAVQAPSGMV
- a CDS encoding diheme cytochrome c, whose amino-acid sequence is MMQPHAKTRRRSQFIFLLIILLWSITMGWGLALATNAQPSSEQEATEIGTVDIVPSRYQLGQELYLENCATCHIALPPAVMPTQTWQKLLQDPQHYGVTLPQLVDPSRLLIWNYLRNFSRPLLKEETTPYRLGESRYFKALHPNVKLPRPVDVGSCVSCHPGATEYNFRRLSPEWEATQ
- a CDS encoding aspartate/glutamate racemase family protein — translated: MKIKVINPNTTASITQKIAEAAIAVANSGTEIIACNPDKGPVSIEGHYDEALSVVGILEEIKKGEAAGVDGYVIACFGDPGLLAARELAKGPVLGIAEAAMHAASLIATGFSIVTTLSRTRVIAQHLVANYGMTHFCRKIRAIDLPVLELEDENSNARKTILAECRQALIEDGAGAIVLGCGGMADLSAQLSQELGVPVIDGVSVAVKFVEALVSLGLNTSKKGDLAYPIAKPYTGMLYAFAFENRE
- a CDS encoding GNAT family N-acetyltransferase encodes the protein MGCQLFTGLYPNVLTEQYRKSGYIWGVYVEPAYRRQGIAKKLTLESLNYLKSLGCTRALLHASPLGQHVYSSLGFTPSNEMCFDLR
- a CDS encoding GntR family transcriptional regulator, producing MPLSPRSLQRSQSLQEQTYQALRTAILSGELMPGQRLIETHLAKKLQVSRTPIREAVRQLQREELVIAEPNNILRVATISMTDAIQLYDCRLALEQLSVVEACEHATESQIQNLNLMVMQAEKLINSKPSQLTNFQLLDLDYRFHRLLAESSGNLWLRSLLDQVFDKMMLLRIHTIQNNRDVLEIRTEHRQIYEAVQARNPDAATQAIKAHLVASKERVAREMQNLQQTSSIVQEG
- a CDS encoding allophanate hydrolase-related protein, whose product is MTETNSNSNTSTKRIFICGSALRGQPDHQNLQSAKFIKEAKTQPCYRLHAAGDGWHPAIYEVEQGGISIPGEVYELTQAEFDYLSANEPPNMYPSDIVLEDGEVLTAFLYPQELVQKHNWPDISHHGGWAAYKAAS